A window from Candidatus Omnitrophota bacterium encodes these proteins:
- a CDS encoding DUF362 domain-containing protein, which yields MDAKVSVVKCAGYEPAIVEQAIRDTVNLLGGVTNFIKPGSSVLVKPNLLMSKGPECGITTHPEVVRAVIHILKEINCKIIIGDGPSVWGKYIENVDQVYDLTGMRKVCQEEDVRLVTFDKRRMRAKFPLTTWLDECDHLISLPKFKTHEFTLLTGAIKNLFGLVSGTYKTELHKNYFEPAEFSKILVDIYQEARPALTIIDGILAMEGDGPATNGKLRPLGLLLGGSDCVALDTVMAKIMGITNQEVLTTKEAARRGLGENQLSRIKIEGEDIAKLNIRPFILPVTSAKISKLPTAVRKILKSLIRYYPYCLSPKCIRCGHCVKVCPRQCITFKKSRIHFDYKKCIACFCCQESCPEAAIGIKKSMLAKLIGL from the coding sequence ATGGATGCTAAAGTTTCCGTAGTTAAATGCGCTGGGTATGAACCGGCAATAGTTGAGCAAGCGATAAGGGATACAGTTAATCTCTTAGGCGGGGTCACTAATTTTATTAAGCCCGGCTCCAGCGTGTTGGTTAAGCCCAATCTTTTAATGTCTAAGGGGCCGGAGTGCGGCATTACCACCCATCCGGAAGTAGTCAGGGCGGTAATTCATATATTAAAGGAAATAAACTGCAAGATTATTATCGGTGATGGCCCAAGTGTCTGGGGTAAGTATATTGAAAATGTTGACCAGGTATATGATCTTACCGGCATGAGGAAAGTTTGCCAGGAAGAGGATGTGCGCCTGGTTACTTTTGACAAGCGCAGGATGCGTGCTAAATTTCCGCTGACAACTTGGCTTGATGAATGCGATCATTTAATCAGCCTGCCTAAATTTAAAACTCATGAATTTACTTTGCTTACCGGAGCAATTAAGAATCTTTTCGGCCTGGTTTCCGGCACCTATAAAACCGAGCTGCATAAAAATTATTTTGAGCCGGCGGAATTTTCCAAGATCCTGGTGGATATATACCAGGAGGCTAGGCCCGCCCTGACGATTATCGATGGGATATTAGCCATGGAAGGGGATGGACCGGCAACCAACGGAAAACTTCGGCCGCTTGGCCTTTTATTAGGCGGTTCGGATTGCGTGGCTCTGGATACGGTGATGGCTAAGATTATGGGGATTACCAATCAGGAGGTTTTAACGACAAAAGAGGCAGCCCGGCGCGGCTTAGGGGAAAATCAGCTCAGCAGAATTAAGATTGAGGGGGAGGATATCGCTAAATTAAATATCCGGCCGTTTATCCTGCCGGTAACTTCGGCAAAAATAAGCAAGTTACCAACCGCGGTTAGAAAGATACTTAAATCCCTGATCAGGTATTATCCTTATTGTTTGAGCCCAAAATGCATCCGCTGCGGCCACTGCGTTAAGGTTTGCCCGCGCCAGTGTATTACTTTTAAAAAAAGCCGCATTCATTTTGATTACAAAAAATGTATCGCCTGTTTCTGTTGCCAGGAGAGCTGCCCGGAAGCAGCCATCGGAATAAAGAAAAGTATGTTGGCTAAACTCATAGGATTATAA
- the tsaB gene encoding tRNA (adenosine(37)-N6)-threonylcarbamoyltransferase complex dimerization subunit type 1 TsaB: protein MKILGIDTTTKILCLGVYAGGKLYEYNLEVGRSLSELLAPTIQRVVEAVGLKIADIDYFACGLGPGSFTGMRIGLATIKGLSVVRNKPVAGISSLDILAKNVQATERLIVTALDARRGLIYCSSYKYERGLLKRKSEYSLLSLDEFLKKFRGKPVILGDALALYGNKISGGIKGAAVLDKDYWSLKAHNLMELALVKIKAKQFTSALNVKPIYLYPKECQIKTK from the coding sequence ATGAAGATACTCGGCATTGATACGACGACTAAAATTCTTTGCCTGGGGGTTTACGCCGGCGGCAAGCTCTACGAATATAATCTTGAGGTGGGCAGGAGCCTTTCGGAATTACTGGCTCCGACGATCCAGAGGGTAGTTGAGGCGGTAGGATTAAAAATAGCGGATATCGATTATTTTGCCTGCGGCTTGGGGCCGGGGTCTTTTACCGGCATGCGGATTGGTTTGGCTACCATTAAAGGATTAAGCGTGGTCAGAAATAAACCGGTTGCCGGGATATCTTCGCTGGATATTTTAGCCAAAAATGTTCAAGCCACAGAGCGGCTGATCGTTACCGCCCTGGATGCCAGAAGAGGGCTTATTTACTGCAGTTCTTATAAATATGAGCGGGGATTGTTAAAACGTAAAAGCGAATATTCTCTTTTAAGCTTGGATGAATTTTTAAAAAAATTCCGCGGCAAGCCGGTAATTTTAGGAGACGCTTTAGCTTTATATGGAAACAAGATCTCAGGCGGCATAAAAGGCGCGGCTGTTTTAGATAAGGATTATTGGAGTTTAAAAGCGCATAATCTTATGGAGCTGGCGCTGGTAAAAATCAAGGCCAAACAATTTACTTCGGCGCTGAATGTAAAACCTATTTATTTATATCCTAAAGAATGCCAGATAAAGACAAAATAG
- the thiL gene encoding thiamine-phosphate kinase: MRLKEIGEFGLITRFQKKIKTDSSVVVGSGDDCAVLKLNKKNYQLFTTDMIVEGVDFRKKDNLKLVGRKALAISISDIAACAGLPKQAVVALGLPKNMQVSQIDLLAEGLFDLAKKFKINIVGGDISASDKLIINVSMLGDVEKNKLCLRRGAKVGDIIMVTGEFGGSIKGKHLKFTSRLEEARFLVDNFKVNAMIDVSDGLVQDLGHILEQSKLGAVLYESLIPLSAAAEGIEDALCSGEEFELLFTASRDWANKIIKNSKYHFKVIGEIMPETFGLRLINLQNKYSKLKLQGYKHF; the protein is encoded by the coding sequence ATGCGTTTAAAAGAGATTGGCGAATTTGGACTAATTACAAGATTTCAAAAGAAAATCAAAACCGACTCTTCGGTGGTTGTGGGCAGCGGGGATGATTGCGCGGTTTTGAAGTTGAATAAAAAGAATTATCAGCTATTTACTACGGATATGATAGTGGAAGGGGTGGATTTTCGAAAAAAAGATAATTTGAAGTTGGTTGGTAGAAAAGCCCTGGCTATTTCAATCAGCGATATTGCCGCCTGCGCCGGCCTGCCGAAACAGGCGGTAGTCGCCCTTGGCCTGCCCAAAAATATGCAGGTTAGTCAGATTGACCTGTTGGCAGAAGGTTTATTTGATTTGGCAAAAAAATTTAAGATCAATATTGTCGGCGGAGATATCAGCGCTTCGGATAAATTGATTATTAATGTCAGTATGCTCGGGGATGTTGAAAAAAATAAACTTTGCCTGCGCCGCGGCGCCAAGGTTGGCGATATAATTATGGTTACCGGTGAGTTTGGCGGCTCAATCAAGGGAAAGCATTTGAAATTCACTTCCCGCCTGGAAGAGGCGCGTTTTCTGGTGGATAATTTTAAAGTTAACGCGATGATCGATGTTTCCGACGGGCTGGTTCAGGATTTGGGGCATATTTTAGAACAGAGCAAGTTAGGGGCGGTTTTATATGAAAGCCTTATTCCGCTAAGCGCGGCGGCAGAAGGCATAGAGGACGCGCTTTGTTCTGGAGAGGAGTTTGAGTTACTTTTTACTGCCTCCCGGGATTGGGCCAATAAAATTATTAAGAATTCCAAATATCATTTTAAAGTTATCGGTGAAATCATGCCGGAAACATTTGGGTTAAGATTGATTAACCTTCAAAATAAATATTCTAAACTTAAACTTCAAGGATACAAGCATTTCTAA
- the tsaE gene encoding tRNA (adenosine(37)-N6)-threonylcarbamoyltransferase complex ATPase subunit type 1 TsaE: protein MEKLSASVNQTLRIGKQIARNLAGGEIILLSGSLGAGKTVLAKGIAQGLGINKNNVISPTFVLLRVHQGRHLLQHFDLYRLRSIEDIFSLGYEEYFYAQAVTIIEWPERLKFLLPKEFLKIKLLTKAKNKRLLKFSARGMRHKALLEKIHEDTRH, encoded by the coding sequence ATGGAAAAATTATCCGCTTCGGTTAACCAAACATTAAGAATAGGCAAGCAAATAGCGCGTAATCTGGCCGGCGGGGAAATTATCCTTTTATCCGGTTCCCTTGGCGCAGGCAAGACGGTTTTAGCCAAAGGGATTGCCCAGGGGCTGGGGATCAATAAGAATAACGTGATCAGCCCGACTTTTGTTTTGTTACGCGTGCACCAAGGCAGACATTTGTTGCAGCATTTTGACCTTTACCGGCTTAGATCTATCGAGGATATTTTTAGTTTAGGGTATGAAGAGTATTTTTACGCGCAAGCCGTGACAATTATCGAATGGCCCGAACGGTTGAAATTCCTCTTGCCAAAGGAATTTTTAAAGATTAAGCTATTGACAAAGGCCAAGAACAAAAGGCTGCTTAAATTCAGCGCCCGTGGCATGCGGCATAAAGCATTATTGGAAAAAATCCATGAAGATACTCGGCATTGA
- the mtnA gene encoding S-methyl-5-thioribose-1-phosphate isomerase — protein sequence MYIRTIDWKNNKIRLIDQTKLPRKFVYIDIDRLKDLWQAIKVMQVRGAPALGVAAGLGMYLGIKDYPGSDWLGFSRKLNAAARYIASSRPTARNLFWGIERICRVAANNKKQPISKIKKIILSEGKKIMQEDMASCRKIGFYGAKLFKDNSTVLTICNTGILATIDYGTALGVIYRAKEEGKKIKVFSCETRPLLQGARLSAWELHQKGVDVTMIADNTAASLMCNGEIDAVIAGADRIAANGDSANKIGTLNLAILCKHHKIPFYIAAPQSTFDLKIKNGQGIEIETRKSEEVTKILLKKDIAPFGARVLNPAFDVTPHQLISALITDRGVIKRPYFKNIREILETEKCV from the coding sequence ATGTATATTCGCACAATTGATTGGAAAAATAATAAGATCAGGCTGATCGATCAAACAAAATTACCGCGTAAGTTTGTTTATATTGACATTGATAGATTGAAAGATCTTTGGCAGGCAATAAAGGTAATGCAGGTGCGCGGGGCTCCGGCATTGGGGGTGGCTGCCGGCCTGGGAATGTACTTAGGCATAAAAGATTATCCGGGTTCTGATTGGCTGGGGTTTAGCCGTAAATTAAACGCGGCAGCAAGATATATTGCCAGTTCCCGGCCGACAGCCAGGAATTTATTCTGGGGTATTGAAAGGATTTGTCGGGTTGCCGCGAATAATAAAAAGCAGCCAATCTCTAAGATTAAAAAAATTATTCTTTCTGAAGGTAAAAAGATTATGCAGGAGGATATGGCCTCCTGCCGCAAAATCGGTTTTTACGGCGCAAAGCTGTTTAAAGATAACAGCACGGTTTTGACAATCTGTAATACCGGGATTTTAGCTACCATTGACTATGGCACAGCTTTGGGAGTAATTTACCGGGCCAAGGAAGAGGGTAAGAAGATAAAAGTTTTTTCTTGTGAAACGCGGCCCTTATTGCAGGGGGCGCGTTTATCCGCCTGGGAATTGCATCAAAAAGGCGTGGATGTGACGATGATTGCCGATAATACCGCAGCTTCGCTTATGTGTAATGGAGAAATCGACGCGGTGATTGCCGGAGCAGACCGGATTGCCGCCAATGGGGATTCCGCCAATAAAATCGGCACCTTAAACCTGGCCATTTTATGCAAACACCACAAGATACCTTTTTATATCGCCGCACCCCAAAGCACCTTTGATCTAAAGATAAAAAACGGACAGGGCATCGAGATTGAAACGCGCAAAAGCGAAGAAGTAACCAAGATTCTATTGAAGAAAGATATTGCTCCGTTTGGGGCCAGAGTATTAAATCCCGCTTTTGATGTTACGCCGCATCAGTTAATCAGCGCGCTGATCACGGATAGAGGAGTTATCAAGCGGCCTTATTTTAAAAATATCCGGGAAATTTTGGAGACAGAAAAATGCGTTTAA
- a CDS encoding TatD family hydrolase: MLIDTHCHLDFPPFDPDRDAVIQRAKAAGIAYFINIGSTLESSAASCELAQKYAEVYASVGVHPHDADTFDPQAENKLKSLARNNKVVAIGETGLDYYRNLSSQDNQKQAFIKQIALAKDLKLPLVIHCRQAEKDTLQILKAALPLRAVVHCFSGDESFLRECLSCGFFISFTCNITYKKAQGLRDMVSLTPLDRLMLETDAPYLSPEGLRGKRNEPFQIKLLAEEVSRIKGVSFEEIANRTTRNAKEFFNLKE, encoded by the coding sequence ATGTTAATTGACACGCATTGCCATCTTGATTTTCCTCCCTTTGACCCGGACCGCGACGCGGTTATCCAGCGGGCAAAAGCAGCGGGAATCGCTTATTTTATCAATATCGGTTCAACATTAGAATCTTCAGCTGCTTCCTGCGAATTGGCGCAAAAGTATGCGGAGGTTTATGCCAGCGTGGGAGTGCATCCGCATGATGCCGATACTTTTGATCCTCAGGCGGAAAATAAATTAAAAAGCCTGGCGCGGAATAATAAGGTTGTCGCCATCGGTGAAACCGGTTTGGATTATTACCGCAACTTATCCAGTCAAGATAACCAAAAACAGGCATTTATTAAACAGATTGCGTTAGCCAAAGATTTAAAGTTGCCGCTGGTGATCCACTGCCGGCAGGCGGAGAAAGATACGCTGCAGATTTTAAAAGCCGCATTGCCGCTTCGGGCGGTGGTGCATTGTTTTTCCGGGGATGAAAGTTTTTTGCGGGAATGTTTAAGCTGCGGATTTTTTATTTCATTTACCTGCAATATTACTTATAAAAAAGCTCAAGGCCTAAGGGATATGGTTAGCCTGACTCCGCTGGATAGGTTAATGCTTGAAACTGACGCGCCGTATTTGTCGCCGGAAGGTTTGCGCGGAAAACGCAATGAGCCGTTTCAGATAAAATTATTGGCAGAAGAGGTCAGCCGGATTAAGGGAGTAAGCTTTGAAGAGATTGCGAATAGGACAACTCGAAACGCCAAAGAATTCTTTAATTTAAAGGAATAA
- the metG gene encoding methionine--tRNA ligase: protein MANKFYITTPIYYVNASPHIGHSYTNIAADTLARYNRNILGKENVWFLTGTDEHGQKIKKAADEAKLSPIEFVDKVVIQFRDLWKKLEISNDDFIRTTQDRHIKFVQKALQIVYGQGDIYEGKYEGWYCTPCETFWPLSQITDNLCPDCHRPLEKISETNFFFKLSKYQDWLIKYIKDTDENPERIHYIQPVSRRNEVLGFLENNKLEDLCISRPVERLSWGIPLPFSPKHVTYVWFDALINYISAVGEFDSKDIYHSDWWDKDVKVVQLLGKDILRHHAIYWPIMLEALGIRQPDTIFAHGWWMINEDKMSKSRGNVVNPVEMADKFGIDVYRYFLLRDVPFGLDGNFSEEAIIKRFNGDLANDLGNLIYRTLTMIEKYYAGKIPDLNIENTIYDQSGEAIKSKLADLGKEVSLPLSWGNDFSLALEKIWEVIGITNKYVEETKPWNLVKEGKDEELKRFISLLVQAIRKIGREIAPFMPKTAESIILQLGGTEIKKGAPLFPRIEIKKK from the coding sequence ATGGCAAATAAATTTTATATTACTACTCCCATCTATTACGTGAATGCTTCTCCACATATCGGCCATTCATACACTAATATTGCCGCAGATACTTTGGCCCGCTATAACCGTAATATCCTGGGAAAAGAGAATGTTTGGTTTCTTACCGGAACCGATGAACACGGACAGAAGATCAAAAAAGCAGCGGATGAGGCCAAGCTTTCCCCGATTGAATTTGTCGATAAAGTAGTGATTCAATTCCGGGATTTATGGAAGAAACTTGAAATATCCAACGACGATTTTATTCGTACAACCCAAGATAGACATATTAAATTCGTGCAAAAAGCGCTGCAGATCGTCTATGGTCAAGGGGATATTTACGAGGGTAAATACGAGGGTTGGTATTGCACTCCTTGTGAAACATTCTGGCCGCTTTCGCAGATCACGGATAATCTTTGCCCGGATTGCCACCGGCCGCTGGAAAAAATCAGTGAAACTAATTTTTTCTTTAAATTATCAAAATACCAGGATTGGTTGATTAAATATATCAAAGATACTGATGAAAATCCGGAGCGGATCCATTATATCCAGCCGGTTTCCAGAAGGAATGAAGTTTTAGGGTTTTTAGAGAATAATAAATTAGAGGATCTTTGTATATCCAGGCCGGTTGAGCGGCTCAGCTGGGGCATACCTTTGCCGTTTAGCCCAAAGCATGTTACTTATGTCTGGTTTGACGCCTTAATTAATTATATCAGCGCGGTTGGTGAATTTGACAGTAAGGATATTTATCACTCCGACTGGTGGGATAAGGATGTTAAGGTGGTGCAGCTTTTGGGTAAAGATATTTTAAGACATCACGCGATTTACTGGCCGATTATGCTGGAGGCTTTAGGGATCAGGCAGCCGGATACGATTTTTGCCCATGGCTGGTGGATGATCAATGAAGATAAGATGTCAAAATCGCGCGGTAATGTGGTTAATCCGGTGGAGATGGCCGATAAATTCGGCATTGACGTTTACCGCTATTTTCTCCTTCGCGATGTGCCGTTTGGTTTAGACGGTAATTTTTCCGAAGAAGCGATAATCAAGAGATTTAACGGTGATCTAGCCAATGATTTAGGCAATCTTATTTATCGTACGCTGACGATGATTGAGAAATACTACGCGGGAAAAATCCCGGATTTGAATATTGAGAATACCATTTATGACCAGAGCGGGGAGGCTATTAAAAGTAAATTGGCGGATTTAGGCAAAGAAGTTTCTCTGCCGCTTAGCTGGGGAAATGATTTTAGCCTGGCGCTGGAAAAAATTTGGGAGGTTATAGGAATAACGAATAAATATGTTGAAGAGACTAAGCCCTGGAATTTGGTGAAAGAAGGTAAAGATGAAGAGCTTAAAAGGTTCATTTCTTTATTGGTCCAGGCGATTCGAAAGATTGGCCGGGAAATCGCCCCGTTTATGCCAAAAACCGCGGAGTCGATTATCTTGCAATTGGGCGGCACCGAGATTAAAAAAGGCGCTCCTTTATTCCCGCGTATTGAAATTAAAAAGAAATAA